From the genome of Gracilinanus agilis isolate LMUSP501 chromosome 2, AgileGrace, whole genome shotgun sequence, one region includes:
- the SLU7 gene encoding pre-mRNA-splicing factor SLU7: MSATVAEAINTAPSGGSNDMGLEEPKKMTREDWRKKKELEEQRKLGNAPAEVDEEGKDINPHIPQYISSVPWYIDPSKRPTLKHQRPQPEKQKEYSSSGEWYKRGVKENIVTTKYRKGACENCGALTHKKKDCFERPRRVGAKFTGTNIAPDEHIQPQLMFDYDGKRDRWNGYNSEEHMKIVEEYAKVDLAKRTLKAQKLQEELASGKLMEQVNSPKHQWGEEEPNSQTERDHNSEDEDEDKYADDIDMPGQNFDSKRRITVRNLRIREDIAKYLRNLDPNSAYYDPKTRAMRENPYANAGKNPDEVSYAGDNFVRYTGDTISMAQTQLFAWEAYDKGSEVHLQADPTKLELLYKSFKVKKEDFKEQQKESILEKYGGQEHLDAPPSELLLAQTEDYVEYSRHGTIIKGQERAVACSKYEEDVKINNHTHIWGSYWKEGRWGYKCCHSFVKFSYCTGEAGKEIANADEYIPDDAEGEEQTNRPKTLMELHQEKQKEEKKKKKKKKHRKSSSDSEGEEKKKHEKLKKALNAEEARLLHVKEIMQLDERKRPYNSMYEAREPTEEEMEAYRMKRQRPDDPMASFLGQQ, from the exons ATGTCAGCTACTGTGGCAGAAGCAATAAACACTGCCCCCTCAGGGGGATCAAATGACATGGGTTTGGAAGAGCCAAAGAAAATGACAAGGGAAGactggaggaagaagaaagagctaGAAGAACAGAGAAAGCTGGGAAATGCCCCAGCTGAAGTAGACGAAGAAGGAAA AGATATCAATCCTCATATTCCTCAGTACATCTCCTCTGTGCCATGGTATATAGATCCATCAAAAAGACCCACACTAAAGCATCAGAGACCCCAGCCtgagaaacaaaaagaatacaGTTCATCTGGAGAATGGTATAAGAGGGGTGTGAAGGAG AATATCGTGACCACAAAATACCGCAAAGGAGCATGTGAAAATTGTGGGGCTCTGactcataaaaaaaaagattgctttgaG AGACCTAGGCGTGTTGGTGCCAAATTCACAGGAACTAATATAGCACCAGATGAACATATCCAGCCTCAGCTTATGTTTGACTATGATGGTAAAAGGGATCGGTGGAACGGCTACAACTCAGAGGAACATATGAAGATTGTGGAAGAATATGCCAAAGTGGACCTG GCTAAACGTACACTGAAAGCTCAGAAGCTACAGGAAGAATTAGCCTCAGGAAAATTAATGGAACAAGTG AATTCTCCAAAACATCAGTGGGGAGAAGAAGAACCAAATTCTCAGACG GAAAGAGACCATAAcagtgaagatgaagatgaagataaaTATGCAGATGACATTGATATGCCTGGGCAGAATTTTGACTCTAAAAGACGAATTACAGTCCGGAATCTCAGGATTCGAGAAGACATTGCTAAA tattTGCGAAATTTAGATCCCAATTCTGCCTACTATGATCCAAAAACAAGAGCAATGCGAGAGAATCCCTATGCCAATGCTGGAAAGAATCCTGATGA agTTAGTTATGCAGGAGACAATTTCGTTCGATACACTGGAGATACAATATCAATGGCACAAACACAGT TGTTTGCCTGGGAGGCTTATGACAAAGGGTCTGAAGTACATCTCCAAGCAGATCCAACAAAACTGGAGTTGCTATATaagtcatttaaagtcaaaaaagAAGATTTCAAAGAACAACAGAAAGAAAGCATCCTAGAGAAG TATGGAGGTCAAGAACACCTGGATGCACCCCCCTCTGAGTTACTGTTAGCTCAAACAGAAGACTATGTGGAATATTCAAGACATGGAACAATCATCAAAGGACAAGAGCGAGCTGTTGCCTGCTCTAAATATGAGGAGGATGTTAAAATCAACAATCATACA CATATCTGGGGTTCCTATTGGAAAGAAGGTAGATGGGGATACAAGTGTTGTCACTCTTTTGTCAAGTTTTCCTACTGTACTGGAGAAGCTGGGAAGGAAATTGCT AATGCAGATGAATATATTCCTGATGATGCTGAGGGAGAAGAGCAAACAAACAGACCAAAAACTCTGATGGAG CTTCaccaagaaaaacagaaagaggagaagaagaagaagaagaagaagaagcacaGGAAGAGTAGTTCTGACAGTGAgggtgaagaaaagaaaaagcatgaaaaactgaaaaag GCTTTAAATGCTGAGGAGGCTCGCCTCCTCCATGTCAAGGAAATCATGCAGCTAGATGAGAGGAAGAGGCCCTACAATAGCATGTATGAAGCCCGAGAGcccacagaagaggaaatggaggcatacAGGATGAAGCGCCAGCGGCCAGATGATCCCATGGCTTCGTTCCTTGGACAACAGTGA